Proteins from a single region of Labedella gwakjiensis:
- a CDS encoding alkaline phosphatase family protein → MPTMLPIVKPAAVSLADVLPDSIAALSGRRGRLGLPRVRSAVVVVVDGLGALALGARAGHARRLVVNQARTIDSVVPSTTAAALTTILTGVWPGTHGLVGYTALDRANDRVVKQLSGWDARMVPETWQRSTTVFERTEPASASIVAVGPRSFAGSGLTRAILRGAPYRGEDDLAARFRVAAERSAIERTLTYVYVPELDKTGHADGVESPRWTAVLEAIDSALGTLEGSVARGTGIAVTADHGMLDIPHDAHILLSAHTDVMHGIRHVAGEPRFLHLGLEPGEDPEAVAASWTDRFGDSSWVATREVAVAAGWFGGEVASEVLDRIGDVLVAPRKRVAFYDDRFGEDLGRRMVGQHGSLTPEERSVPLIRLAAWKA, encoded by the coding sequence ATGCCGACCATGCTACCGATCGTGAAACCGGCGGCCGTGAGCCTGGCCGACGTTCTGCCGGATTCGATCGCCGCGCTGTCGGGCCGGCGCGGCCGACTGGGACTCCCGCGGGTGCGGTCCGCCGTCGTGGTGGTCGTCGACGGGCTCGGGGCGCTCGCCCTCGGCGCTCGGGCAGGGCACGCCAGGCGGCTGGTCGTGAACCAGGCGCGGACGATCGACAGTGTGGTGCCGAGTACGACGGCTGCGGCTCTCACGACCATCCTCACGGGAGTCTGGCCGGGCACCCACGGCCTGGTCGGCTACACCGCGCTGGATCGGGCGAACGACCGCGTCGTCAAGCAGCTCTCCGGGTGGGACGCACGGATGGTTCCTGAGACGTGGCAGCGGAGCACGACGGTCTTCGAGCGGACGGAGCCCGCGTCGGCGTCGATCGTCGCCGTCGGCCCGCGAAGCTTCGCCGGGTCCGGCCTCACGCGGGCCATCCTGCGTGGGGCGCCCTATCGGGGCGAGGACGACCTCGCGGCCCGGTTCCGCGTCGCCGCCGAACGCTCGGCCATCGAGCGGACCCTCACCTACGTGTACGTCCCGGAACTCGACAAGACAGGACATGCGGACGGGGTCGAGAGTCCACGGTGGACGGCCGTCCTCGAAGCGATCGACTCGGCGCTCGGGACGCTCGAGGGGTCGGTGGCACGCGGCACCGGGATCGCTGTCACCGCTGACCATGGGATGCTCGACATCCCGCACGACGCCCACATCCTCCTCTCGGCGCACACCGACGTGATGCACGGCATCCGGCACGTCGCGGGCGAACCCCGCTTCCTGCATCTCGGACTCGAACCCGGGGAGGACCCGGAAGCGGTCGCGGCGTCATGGACGGACCGATTCGGGGATTCCTCGTGGGTCGCCACCCGAGAGGTCGCTGTCGCCGCCGGTTGGTTCGGGGGAGAGGTGGCGTCCGAGGTACTGGACAGGATCGGAGACGTGCTCGTCGCTCCGCGCAAACGCGTGGCCTTCTACGACGACCGATTCGGGGAGGATCTCGGCCGGCGCATGGTCGGGCAGCACGGTTCGCTGACGCCCGAGGAACGATCCGTCCCTCTCATCCGGCTGGCTGCCTGGAAGGCGTGA
- the sepH gene encoding septation protein SepH: protein MQDLKVVGVEDGALVAATENGERYRIVIDEVLHSYVRPPRLEQNTGPRISPKDIQAHIRSGLSAEEVADLTGATIDYVRRFERPVLAEREHIVGQALSVPVIAPVEAADGEEATFGAAIRARLDSLSATGERWTSWKDAEDGWIVKVSFTSGEVDHDARWTFEPKRQTLSPQNSEALTLSRQGEMPNGLIPRLRAVEPDGHTHDDSRFDSGAFTIERSSGDDDLVAVLEPLAFGRNQTSSKAAAAAAVNRGDDDAGSASTQTADLLEALRKRRGEREPADYRGTQTPSVSPAQESTPESTQLFDIPLEGEKEKPSSEPPLTKAPAPRKGRASMPSWDEIVFGARTDDD from the coding sequence ATGCAGGATTTGAAGGTCGTCGGAGTAGAGGACGGCGCTCTCGTCGCCGCGACGGAGAACGGCGAGCGGTACCGCATCGTCATCGACGAAGTGCTGCACTCCTATGTGCGTCCTCCGCGCCTCGAGCAGAACACCGGTCCGCGTATCAGCCCGAAGGACATCCAGGCGCACATCCGCTCGGGATTGTCCGCCGAAGAGGTCGCGGATCTCACTGGTGCCACCATCGATTACGTGCGGCGCTTCGAGCGCCCCGTGCTCGCCGAGCGCGAGCACATCGTCGGGCAGGCGCTGAGTGTCCCCGTCATCGCCCCCGTCGAGGCTGCCGACGGCGAAGAGGCCACCTTCGGCGCGGCCATCCGTGCGCGACTCGACTCCCTGTCGGCGACCGGTGAGCGGTGGACGAGCTGGAAGGACGCCGAGGACGGCTGGATCGTCAAGGTGTCCTTCACCTCCGGCGAGGTCGACCACGACGCGCGTTGGACGTTCGAGCCGAAACGTCAGACCCTCTCACCCCAGAACTCCGAGGCGCTCACCCTCTCGCGACAGGGCGAGATGCCGAACGGGCTCATCCCCCGCCTCCGGGCCGTCGAGCCCGACGGCCACACGCACGACGACTCCCGCTTCGACAGCGGCGCCTTCACGATCGAACGGTCATCGGGAGACGACGACCTCGTCGCCGTCCTCGAGCCCCTCGCCTTCGGCCGCAATCAGACCTCATCGAAGGCGGCGGCTGCGGCCGCGGTCAACCGCGGTGACGATGACGCGGGCTCGGCCTCCACACAGACGGCCGACCTCCTCGAGGCGCTGCGCAAGCGGCGCGGCGAGCGGGAGCCGGCGGACTACCGGGGGACGCAGACCCCTTCCGTCTCCCCTGCCCAGGAATCGACCCCGGAATCGACTCAGCTCTTCGACATCCCCCTCGAGGGAGAGAAGGAGAAGCCGTCCTCCGAACCGCCGCTCACGAAGGCCCCGGCGCCTCGGAAGGGTCGTGCGTCGATGCCGTCGTGGGACGAGATCGTGTTCGGCGCGCGCACCGACGACGACTGA
- a CDS encoding DUF4193 domain-containing protein, translated as MATDYDAPRKTEDDSESIEALKERVPDKMSGAVDVEDADNPTGFDLPGADLSDLDLDVVVLPPQADEFTCVSCFLVKHRSQFDHESKLGPLCAECAA; from the coding sequence ATGGCAACCGATTACGACGCCCCTCGCAAGACCGAGGACGACTCCGAGTCGATCGAGGCACTCAAGGAGCGCGTCCCTGACAAGATGTCCGGTGCCGTCGACGTGGAGGATGCGGACAACCCCACGGGCTTCGACCTGCCGGGTGCCGACCTCTCGGACCTCGACCTCGACGTCGTGGTGCTCCCGCCTCAGGCGGACGAGTTCACGTGCGTGAGCTGCTTCCTCGTGAAGCACCGCTCGCAGTTCGATCACGAGTCGAAGCTCGGACCGTTGTGCGCGGAGTGCGCGGCCTGA
- a CDS encoding DUF3093 domain-containing protein has product MATLLVIPASALTFAPLSWVLGFVVGVFLYAGCVGLYAIAGVPVEVTDTELRAGRARIELDFVGGATAFTGADATSQRGPELDARAWLLLRGGVPGVVRVDIADPKDPTPYWLISTRNPDRLVSELIGAVASRA; this is encoded by the coding sequence GTGGCGACTCTCCTCGTGATCCCCGCGAGCGCTCTCACCTTCGCCCCGTTGTCGTGGGTCCTGGGATTCGTCGTCGGGGTGTTCCTGTACGCGGGCTGCGTCGGCCTGTACGCGATCGCTGGCGTCCCCGTCGAGGTGACGGACACCGAGCTCCGCGCCGGCCGAGCGCGCATCGAGCTCGACTTCGTCGGCGGGGCCACAGCATTCACGGGAGCCGACGCCACGTCGCAACGGGGCCCCGAACTCGACGCGCGCGCCTGGCTGCTCCTGCGAGGAGGCGTACCGGGTGTGGTCAGGGTCGACATCGCCGATCCGAAGGATCCGACGCCGTACTGGCTCATCTCGACAAGAAACCCCGACCGGCTCGTCTCCGAGCTGATCGGGGCTGTCGCCTCACGCGCCTGA
- the dut gene encoding dUTP diphosphatase codes for MTESVDVLIIAPELPSYAHPGDAGADLRAAEAVRLDPGQRALVGTGVAIALPDGFAAFVVPRSGLATKHGITIVNSPGTVDAGYRGEIKVTLLNTDAREAYDVAVGDRIAQLIVMPVSRARFVPVETLPGSARGEGGFGSSGYGTETGAGR; via the coding sequence GTGACCGAAAGCGTTGACGTTCTCATTATCGCTCCCGAACTCCCGAGCTACGCCCACCCCGGTGACGCCGGCGCCGATCTGCGCGCCGCCGAGGCCGTCCGTCTCGATCCGGGCCAGCGCGCCCTCGTCGGCACGGGCGTCGCCATCGCGCTCCCGGACGGTTTCGCCGCGTTCGTCGTGCCGCGCAGTGGTCTCGCGACGAAGCACGGCATCACCATCGTGAACTCTCCCGGTACGGTGGATGCCGGCTATCGGGGCGAGATCAAGGTCACGCTTCTCAACACGGATGCCCGTGAGGCGTACGACGTGGCGGTCGGCGATCGCATCGCTCAGCTGATCGTGATGCCTGTGTCACGGGCTCGCTTCGTCCCGGTGGAGACTCTCCCCGGCAGCGCGCGGGGCGAAGGCGGTTTCGGTTCGAGCGGCTATGGCACGGAGACGGGAGCAGGACGATGA
- a CDS encoding DUF3710 domain-containing protein — MKRTKKDKSVATTEEKSVDTTDVETVPPTDDVVDAIEAPDGEPDADLDAKSAPVDRAENGPFDESEANAVRPYIDLGGVKILPREGLNLRLEVEESSKRIVAVGLDYAGSSLQVQPFAAPRSTGLWHETRSQIVEQITRQGGTVEDVDGPFGPEIRAQVPVAAADGSGASTRVARFVGIDGPRWFLRGVIAGEGTSSAEAAEKIEDLFRSVVVVRGTQPMPPRDLIPLKMPASADAAPAE; from the coding sequence ATGAAGCGCACGAAGAAGGACAAGAGCGTCGCGACGACGGAGGAGAAGTCCGTCGACACGACCGACGTCGAGACCGTCCCGCCGACCGATGACGTCGTCGACGCGATCGAGGCGCCAGACGGCGAGCCCGACGCGGATCTGGACGCGAAATCGGCACCCGTCGACCGCGCCGAGAACGGACCGTTCGACGAGTCGGAGGCGAACGCGGTCCGCCCGTACATCGACCTCGGCGGCGTGAAGATCCTCCCGCGAGAGGGACTCAACCTCCGGCTCGAAGTCGAGGAGAGCTCGAAGCGGATCGTCGCGGTCGGGCTCGACTACGCAGGATCGTCCCTGCAGGTCCAGCCGTTCGCCGCACCCCGATCGACCGGACTCTGGCACGAGACGCGTTCTCAGATCGTCGAGCAGATCACACGACAGGGTGGGACGGTCGAAGACGTCGACGGTCCCTTCGGTCCGGAGATCCGGGCCCAGGTGCCGGTCGCCGCAGCCGACGGGTCCGGGGCGTCCACGCGTGTCGCGCGTTTCGTCGGCATCGACGGCCCCCGGTGGTTCCTGCGCGGCGTGATCGCGGGGGAGGGCACGTCGTCCGCCGAGGCCGCCGAGAAGATCGAAGACCTCTTCCGCAGCGTCGTCGTGGTCCGCGGGACGCAGCCCATGCCCCCGCGCGACCTCATCCCGCTCAAGATGCCGGCGTCCGCGGACGCCGCCCCCGCCGAGTAG
- a CDS encoding DUF3159 domain-containing protein, which yields MSDDDTSARLERAARLSGIGRLAESGQVDGRSVLSAIGGVRGVVEAMLPGFVFLIAYTFTRDLVLSIVLPLAVGVVFVVVRLIQRQPASPAIGGVLGIALSAVLALLNNRPEDYYIPGFWTNGGYFVVLLVSVLAGWPIIGVAAGFLTGEGTTWRADRRRRRVYAALTLMWCSLFALRLIVQIPLYYAGAIEALGTARLVMGIPLYAPLLVITWLVIRSLQRSGSRGAA from the coding sequence ATGAGCGACGACGACACGAGCGCTCGCCTCGAACGGGCCGCTCGCCTCTCCGGCATCGGGCGTCTCGCGGAGTCCGGCCAGGTCGACGGGCGTTCGGTGCTCTCCGCGATCGGCGGGGTCCGCGGTGTCGTCGAGGCGATGCTGCCCGGGTTCGTCTTCCTCATCGCCTACACGTTCACGCGGGACCTCGTCCTCTCTATCGTCCTTCCTCTCGCTGTGGGGGTCGTCTTCGTCGTCGTGCGTCTGATCCAACGACAGCCGGCGTCTCCGGCGATCGGCGGTGTGCTCGGCATCGCGCTGTCGGCGGTGCTCGCCCTCCTCAACAATCGCCCGGAGGACTACTACATCCCTGGGTTCTGGACCAACGGCGGCTACTTCGTCGTCCTCCTCGTCTCTGTCCTCGCCGGGTGGCCGATCATCGGCGTCGCCGCCGGTTTCCTCACGGGTGAAGGGACGACCTGGCGAGCGGACCGCCGTCGGAGGCGGGTGTACGCCGCGCTCACGTTGATGTGGTGCTCGCTCTTCGCGCTGCGCCTCATCGTGCAGATCCCGCTCTACTACGCCGGCGCCATCGAGGCTCTGGGGACGGCTCGCCTCGTCATGGGCATCCCGCTGTACGCGCCGTTGCTCGTCATCACGTGGCTCGTCATCCGCTCGCTGCAGCGCTCCGGTTCCCGCGGCGCCGCCTGA
- the acnA gene encoding aconitate hydratase AcnA, which translates to MSTVNSFGAKDTLHVSGNDYEIYRIDAVEGHEKLPFSLKVLLENLLRTEDGANITDAHIRALGGWVPTADPDTEIQFTPARVVMQDFTGVPCIVDLATMREAVEALGGDANKINPLAPAEMVIDHSVIADLFGSENALERNVELEYERNGERYQFLRWGQTAFDDFKVVPPGTGIVHQVNIEYLARVTMTREVGGVLRAYPDTCVGTDSHTTMVNGLGVLGWGVGGIEAEAAMLGQPVSMLIPKVVGFKLSGSIPTGVTATDVVLTITQMLRRHGVVGKFVEFYGEGVAEVPLANRATIGNMSPEFGSTAAMFPIDDVTLDYLRLTGRSEEQIALVEEYSKVQKLWHDPAVEPVFSEYLELDLATVVPSIAGPKRPQDRIELTDAKSQFEVDLGNYTTPGHSQVDAAVEGTFPASDPIGFTPQDEETAHAPGEQDVSHRHDHAASHSPKTASKPTKVALADGADFTIDHGAVAIAAITSCTNTSNPSVMMAAGLLARNASKKGLKAKPWVKTTLAPGSKVVTDYYEKAGLTSYLEDLGFYTVGYGCTTCIGNSGPLLDEISTAVQDNDLAVTAVLSGNRNFEGRINPDVKMNYLASPPLVIAYALAGSMNFDFEVDALGKDSEGNDVFLKDIWPDAAEVQDTIDSSIDTDMFTHEYNGVFDGDERWRSLSTPEGATFEWDAESTYVRKPPYFEGMTMETTPVSDIVGARVLAKLGDSVTTDHISPAGSIKGDSPAGRYLDEHGVARKDYNSYGSRRGNHEVMIRGTFANIRLKNQLLDGVEGGYTRDFTQPDAPQSFIYDASQNYQAQGTPLVVLGGKEYGSGSSRDWAAKGTSLLGVKAVITESFERIHRSNLIGMGVVPLQFPAGESWESLGLDGTESISISGIEKLNEGVTPSTVHVVAEPTEHSPEGKSVVEFDAVVRIDTPGEADYYRNGGILQYVLRSLV; encoded by the coding sequence GTGTCAACGGTCAACAGCTTCGGAGCGAAGGACACGCTCCACGTCTCCGGTAACGACTACGAGATCTACCGCATCGATGCGGTCGAGGGCCACGAGAAGCTCCCGTTCAGCCTGAAGGTGCTGCTCGAGAACCTGTTGCGCACCGAAGACGGTGCGAACATCACCGACGCGCACATCCGGGCGCTCGGTGGCTGGGTCCCCACGGCGGACCCCGACACGGAGATCCAGTTCACCCCGGCGCGCGTCGTCATGCAGGACTTCACCGGCGTGCCCTGCATCGTCGACCTCGCCACCATGCGCGAGGCGGTCGAGGCCCTCGGCGGAGACGCGAACAAGATCAACCCGCTCGCGCCCGCCGAGATGGTCATCGACCACTCCGTGATCGCCGACCTCTTCGGCTCGGAGAACGCGCTCGAGCGCAACGTCGAGCTCGAGTACGAGCGCAACGGTGAGCGCTACCAGTTCCTGCGGTGGGGCCAGACGGCGTTCGACGACTTCAAGGTCGTCCCGCCGGGGACCGGGATCGTCCACCAGGTCAACATCGAATACCTCGCCCGCGTCACCATGACCCGCGAGGTGGGCGGCGTCCTCCGCGCCTACCCCGACACGTGTGTCGGTACCGACTCGCACACCACCATGGTCAACGGCCTCGGCGTGCTCGGGTGGGGTGTCGGCGGCATCGAGGCCGAGGCGGCAATGCTCGGCCAGCCCGTGTCGATGCTCATCCCCAAGGTCGTCGGCTTCAAGCTCTCCGGCTCCATCCCGACGGGTGTCACCGCGACCGACGTCGTGCTCACGATCACGCAGATGCTCCGTCGTCACGGGGTCGTCGGCAAGTTCGTGGAGTTCTACGGGGAAGGCGTCGCCGAGGTCCCCCTCGCGAACCGCGCCACCATCGGCAACATGAGCCCGGAGTTCGGCTCGACGGCCGCGATGTTCCCGATCGACGACGTCACGCTCGACTACCTGCGTCTCACGGGACGCAGCGAGGAGCAGATCGCCCTCGTCGAGGAGTACTCGAAGGTGCAGAAGCTCTGGCACGACCCCGCGGTCGAGCCCGTCTTCAGCGAGTACCTCGAGCTCGACCTCGCCACGGTCGTCCCGTCCATCGCCGGCCCCAAGCGCCCGCAGGACCGCATCGAGCTCACCGACGCGAAGTCTCAGTTCGAGGTCGACCTCGGGAACTACACGACGCCCGGCCACTCGCAGGTCGACGCGGCTGTCGAGGGCACGTTCCCGGCCTCAGACCCCATCGGCTTCACGCCGCAGGACGAGGAGACCGCGCACGCCCCGGGCGAGCAGGACGTCAGCCACCGACACGACCACGCGGCGAGCCACTCGCCCAAGACGGCGTCGAAGCCGACGAAGGTCGCTCTCGCGGACGGCGCGGACTTCACGATCGACCACGGCGCCGTCGCGATCGCGGCGATCACCTCGTGCACGAACACGTCCAACCCGTCCGTCATGATGGCCGCCGGCCTGCTCGCGCGCAACGCGTCGAAGAAGGGCCTCAAGGCCAAGCCGTGGGTCAAGACGACCCTCGCTCCCGGGTCGAAGGTCGTCACCGACTACTACGAGAAGGCCGGCCTCACGAGCTACCTCGAGGACCTCGGCTTCTACACCGTCGGCTACGGCTGCACGACCTGCATCGGAAACTCCGGTCCACTCCTCGACGAGATCTCGACCGCCGTCCAGGACAACGACCTCGCCGTGACCGCGGTCCTCTCGGGCAACCGCAACTTCGAGGGCCGCATCAACCCCGACGTGAAGATGAACTACCTCGCGAGCCCCCCGCTCGTGATCGCGTACGCCCTCGCCGGGTCGATGAACTTCGACTTCGAGGTCGACGCGCTCGGGAAGGACTCCGAGGGCAACGACGTCTTCCTGAAGGACATCTGGCCGGATGCGGCCGAGGTGCAGGACACGATCGACTCGTCGATCGACACCGACATGTTCACGCACGAGTACAACGGCGTCTTCGACGGCGACGAGCGCTGGCGTTCGCTCTCGACGCCCGAGGGTGCGACGTTCGAGTGGGACGCCGAGTCCACCTACGTGCGGAAGCCCCCGTACTTCGAGGGCATGACGATGGAGACGACCCCGGTCAGCGACATCGTCGGAGCCCGTGTGCTCGCGAAGCTCGGCGACTCGGTCACGACGGACCACATCAGCCCGGCCGGCTCGATCAAGGGCGACAGCCCCGCAGGTCGCTACCTCGACGAGCACGGTGTGGCCCGGAAGGACTACAACTCCTACGGCTCGCGTCGCGGCAACCACGAGGTGATGATCCGCGGCACGTTCGCGAACATCCGTCTGAAGAACCAGCTCCTCGACGGTGTCGAGGGCGGGTATACGCGTGACTTCACGCAGCCGGACGCCCCGCAGTCGTTCATCTACGACGCCTCGCAGAACTACCAGGCGCAGGGCACCCCGCTCGTCGTCCTCGGTGGCAAGGAGTACGGTTCCGGCTCCAGCCGTGACTGGGCGGCCAAGGGCACGAGCCTCCTCGGCGTGAAGGCCGTCATCACGGAGAGCTTCGAGCGCATCCACCGCTCGAACCTCATCGGCATGGGTGTCGTTCCGCTGCAGTTCCCGGCGGGCGAATCGTGGGAGTCCCTCGGCCTCGACGGCACCGAGTCGATCTCGATCTCCGGGATCGAGAAGCTCAACGAGGGCGTCACGCCCTCGACGGTCCACGTGGTCGCAGAGCCGACCGAGCACTCTCCCGAGGGCAAGTCGGTCGTCGAGTTCGATGCGGTCGTCCGGATCGACACGCCTGGTGAGGCGGACTACTACCGCAACGGCGGCATTCTGCAGTACGTGCTGCGCAGCCTGGTCTGA
- the dxs gene encoding 1-deoxy-D-xylulose-5-phosphate synthase, whose product MTVLDGIDGPRDLDALTPRQLEELAREIRRFLVAEVSRTGGHLGPNLGVVELSIAMHRVFHSPHDAIVFDTGHQSYVHKLLTGRKDFSTLRQRGGLAGYPQRAESEHDIVESSHASSSLSWADGISRAFTMTGQDDRTVVAVVGDGALTGGMTWEALNNISDDNTRRLVIIVNDNGRSYAPTIGGMARFLNDVRVRKTYQTLHRSSEQAFSRFGAPGRAIYRGVRGGAHGFLSRFTNNEALYSNLDIKYLGPVDGHDLPALEEVLQHARDYAGPVIVHAITEKGRGYEPARRDVADQFHAVGKIDPETGEPLDSGSGQSWTEVFGDSLVRLAGTNDRLVGITAAMLRPTGLHRMAERFPSRVFDVGIAEQHAVTSAAGLAFGGLHPVVALYATFVNRAFDQALMDVALHQAGVTFVLDRAGVTGPDGPSHHGVWDLALLQAIPGIRIAAPRDGARLTEELGEAVAVEDAPTVIRFPKGDVGEDIPSIERLQDGVDVLSRAERRDVLIVGVGPFARLALDVAALLDAHGIGATVVDPRWVVPVPASVVELAAEHRLVITIEDGIRIGGIGTRVRQDLRAAGIDTAVDELGLPDRFLSHASRGEILEEVGLSAKSIARGIVSQVLGTRIPVARPLDGSTNDDDDVLAGAEHSAQASDDGAR is encoded by the coding sequence ATGACAGTTCTCGACGGCATCGACGGGCCACGCGACCTCGATGCGCTCACCCCGCGTCAGCTCGAGGAGCTGGCACGCGAGATCCGGCGGTTCCTCGTGGCCGAGGTCTCGCGCACCGGAGGTCATCTCGGGCCGAATCTCGGCGTCGTGGAGCTCAGCATCGCGATGCACCGGGTCTTCCACTCGCCGCACGACGCGATCGTCTTCGACACCGGGCACCAGTCGTACGTTCACAAGCTCCTGACCGGCCGGAAGGACTTCTCCACCCTGCGCCAGAGGGGCGGGCTCGCCGGCTACCCGCAGCGAGCCGAGTCCGAGCACGACATCGTCGAGAGCTCGCACGCGTCGAGTTCCCTGTCGTGGGCCGACGGGATCTCCCGTGCGTTCACGATGACCGGGCAGGACGATCGCACCGTCGTCGCCGTCGTCGGCGACGGCGCGCTGACCGGCGGGATGACGTGGGAAGCGCTCAACAACATCAGCGACGACAACACGAGACGCCTCGTCATCATCGTCAACGACAACGGACGGTCGTACGCGCCGACGATCGGCGGCATGGCGCGATTCCTCAACGACGTGCGCGTGCGCAAGACCTATCAGACCCTGCACCGCTCGAGCGAGCAGGCGTTCTCCCGCTTCGGCGCGCCGGGACGCGCGATCTACCGGGGCGTCCGCGGCGGTGCGCACGGCTTCCTGTCGCGGTTCACGAACAACGAGGCCCTCTACTCGAACCTCGACATCAAGTACCTCGGTCCGGTCGACGGGCACGATCTGCCGGCGCTCGAGGAGGTCCTGCAGCATGCGCGCGACTACGCAGGGCCGGTGATCGTGCATGCGATCACGGAGAAGGGTCGCGGCTACGAGCCTGCACGACGGGACGTCGCCGACCAGTTCCACGCCGTCGGCAAGATCGATCCGGAGACGGGTGAGCCACTCGACTCCGGCTCGGGTCAGAGCTGGACGGAGGTGTTCGGGGACTCGCTCGTCCGCCTCGCCGGCACGAACGATCGTCTGGTGGGGATCACCGCGGCGATGCTGCGACCGACGGGTCTGCACCGAATGGCCGAGCGCTTCCCGTCGCGTGTCTTCGACGTCGGGATCGCGGAGCAGCACGCTGTGACGTCGGCCGCCGGACTCGCCTTCGGAGGACTTCATCCGGTCGTCGCCCTCTACGCGACCTTCGTCAACCGCGCGTTCGACCAGGCGCTCATGGACGTGGCCCTCCATCAGGCGGGAGTCACCTTCGTGCTCGATCGGGCCGGAGTGACCGGACCGGACGGTCCGAGTCACCACGGGGTGTGGGACCTCGCGCTCCTCCAGGCGATCCCGGGAATCCGCATCGCCGCTCCCCGCGACGGGGCGCGCCTCACCGAAGAGCTGGGGGAGGCCGTCGCGGTCGAGGACGCCCCCACCGTCATCCGGTTCCCGAAGGGCGACGTCGGGGAGGACATTCCGTCCATCGAGCGACTGCAGGACGGCGTGGACGTCCTGTCCCGGGCGGAGCGCCGAGACGTCCTCATCGTCGGGGTCGGCCCCTTCGCTCGGCTCGCGCTGGATGTCGCCGCTCTGCTCGACGCCCACGGTATCGGAGCGACCGTCGTGGACCCACGCTGGGTTGTCCCCGTTCCGGCCTCGGTCGTCGAGCTCGCCGCCGAGCATCGCCTCGTCATCACCATCGAGGACGGCATCCGCATCGGAGGTATCGGGACCCGCGTGCGTCAGGATCTGCGCGCGGCGGGGATCGATACGGCTGTGGACGAACTCGGCCTGCCCGACCGTTTCCTGTCTCACGCCTCGCGCGGCGAGATCCTCGAGGAGGTCGGCCTGTCGGCGAAGTCGATCGCGCGTGGGATCGTCTCCCAGGTGCTCGGGACGCGGATCCCGGTCGCTCGACCGTTGGACGGTTCGACGAACGATGACGACGACGTGCTCGCCGGAGCGGAGCATTCCGCGCAGGCGTCCGACGACGGCGCCCGCTGA